Proteins from a single region of Corynebacterium casei LMG S-19264:
- a CDS encoding carbon starvation CstA family protein has protein sequence MNSLILAIIGVAMMVCGYLLYSKFLGKKIFQLSPNYKTPAHTMEDGVDFVPTNKYVLWGHHFTSVAGAAPIIGPAVAVIWGWFPAFLWVTIGTVFAAGMHDMGVLWASQRHRGQSIGLLSGRYIGKRGRMLFLVVIFLLLLMVNTAFGVVISGLLISTPSSVIPTWGAIAVALCIGQAMYRFKWNLPLVSVVGVVALYSLMLIGDRYPISLPETVLGIPAAGVWIIILFIYAFCASLLPVWMLLQPRDYINGLQLFIGLGILYASFLFTRPDLVAPAIREDVPAGTPGMFPLLFVTIACGAISGFHGMVASGTSSKQLDKETDARFVGYFGAVGEGLLALGTIIATTAGFRTYQEWESIYSEFNAGGVNAFVEGGGNLVNEGLGISTSLSATILATMAVLFAATTMDSGVRLQRIVVQEIGDTAGFKINTFLATCIAVLVAFGLTFSQGTDGSGGMTIWPLFGTTNQLMAGLSLSILLLILMHLRRPTWPILIPLIFLTVMSLWAAFIQLGTFFQQGNWLLFTMDVIIVLAAIWIIVEVFLAVGRMKQTKQIEWSDEDIDAPTPESVDSKA, from the coding sequence ATGAACTCTTTAATCTTAGCGATAATCGGCGTGGCCATGATGGTCTGTGGCTATCTGCTTTATTCCAAGTTCCTTGGTAAGAAAATTTTCCAGCTTTCACCAAACTATAAAACCCCAGCCCACACCATGGAAGATGGCGTGGACTTTGTTCCTACTAACAAGTACGTCCTGTGGGGACACCACTTCACCTCCGTTGCAGGTGCAGCGCCCATCATCGGCCCAGCCGTTGCGGTTATCTGGGGCTGGTTCCCAGCATTCCTCTGGGTAACCATCGGTACGGTCTTCGCCGCCGGTATGCATGACATGGGCGTGCTCTGGGCATCCCAACGTCACCGCGGCCAGTCCATTGGACTTTTGTCCGGGCGCTACATCGGCAAGCGTGGCCGCATGCTCTTCCTCGTGGTCATCTTCCTGCTGCTGCTCATGGTCAACACAGCATTCGGTGTGGTTATCTCCGGTCTGCTGATTTCCACCCCATCTTCGGTCATCCCAACCTGGGGCGCTATCGCCGTTGCACTGTGCATCGGCCAGGCTATGTACCGCTTCAAGTGGAACCTGCCACTGGTGTCCGTTGTTGGCGTGGTCGCGCTGTACTCCCTGATGCTCATTGGCGATAGGTACCCAATCTCCCTGCCGGAGACCGTCCTGGGTATCCCAGCCGCTGGTGTCTGGATCATCATCTTGTTCATCTACGCGTTCTGCGCATCTCTGCTGCCAGTGTGGATGCTGCTTCAGCCACGTGACTACATTAACGGCCTGCAGCTGTTCATTGGCCTGGGTATTCTCTACGCGTCCTTCCTGTTCACCCGCCCTGACCTCGTTGCACCGGCAATCCGTGAAGACGTTCCTGCCGGTACCCCGGGCATGTTCCCACTGCTGTTCGTGACCATTGCGTGTGGCGCGATTTCCGGCTTCCACGGCATGGTTGCTTCTGGTACTTCCTCGAAGCAGTTGGATAAGGAAACCGATGCTCGCTTCGTCGGCTACTTCGGCGCTGTTGGTGAAGGCCTGCTGGCGCTGGGCACCATCATTGCTACCACTGCTGGTTTCCGCACTTACCAGGAATGGGAATCCATTTACTCCGAGTTCAACGCCGGCGGTGTGAACGCGTTTGTTGAAGGTGGCGGCAACCTGGTGAATGAGGGCCTTGGCATCTCCACCTCGTTGTCGGCAACAATCCTGGCAACCATGGCCGTGCTGTTCGCCGCAACAACCATGGACTCCGGTGTGCGTCTTCAGCGAATCGTGGTGCAAGAAATTGGTGATACCGCAGGTTTCAAGATCAACACCTTCCTAGCAACGTGTATCGCCGTACTGGTCGCCTTCGGTCTGACCTTCTCCCAGGGCACCGACGGTTCAGGCGGCATGACCATCTGGCCGCTGTTCGGTACCACCAACCAGCTCATGGCAGGCCTGTCACTGTCCATCCTGCTGCTGATTCTCATGCACCTGCGTCGACCAACGTGGCCAATTCTCATCCCGTTGATCTTCCTGACAGTGATGTCTCTGTGGGCCGCATTCATCCAGCTGGGCACATTCTTCCAGCAAGGCAATTGGCTGCTGTTTACCATGGACGTCATCATCGTCCTAGCAGCAATCTGGATCATCGTGGAGGTCTTCCTCGCGGTTGGCCGCATGAAGCAGACCAAGCAGATTGAGTGGTCAGATGAAGACATCGACGCCCCAACACCAGAATCGGTAGACAGCAAGGCCTAA
- a CDS encoding pantoate--beta-alanine ligase has translation MSIGRGQATVVADLNMISKVGSAFKKTGAPVVLVPLGRGVHAGHIALVRAAKAIRGGVVVVALSSTDEQDLEALRKESVDVIWQYTDEQLWPNGHRLQLAVKQDALEPADALSAALTRNLALIGALSPSDVVVGEKDYELLIALNQAIHDFHIQVRLQGVPTVRMPDGLALSLRNMDVEESAREKASTLSAALTAGAHAAEAGAEQVLEIVKTVLDAAGIEPEYVELRGRDLGPAPEIGDARLLVAANIGGVRLTDNVGLPLGIGFRNIEAHAEEATQAENAAGSN, from the coding sequence ATGAGCATTGGCCGCGGGCAAGCAACGGTGGTTGCAGACCTGAATATGATTTCCAAGGTCGGTTCGGCTTTTAAGAAAACCGGTGCGCCGGTCGTGCTGGTTCCTCTGGGCCGCGGCGTTCACGCCGGCCACATTGCGCTGGTGCGCGCAGCGAAAGCAATCCGCGGCGGCGTGGTCGTCGTGGCGTTGTCCTCTACTGATGAGCAGGACTTGGAAGCGCTGCGCAAAGAATCTGTGGATGTCATTTGGCAGTACACCGATGAGCAGTTGTGGCCAAACGGCCACCGCTTGCAGCTCGCGGTGAAGCAGGATGCGCTAGAGCCTGCCGATGCCCTCTCCGCCGCCCTCACCCGCAACCTCGCGCTTATCGGCGCGCTGAGCCCAAGCGATGTCGTGGTGGGTGAAAAAGACTATGAGCTGCTCATCGCGCTGAATCAGGCTATTCATGATTTCCACATCCAAGTCCGCCTGCAGGGTGTTCCGACCGTGCGTATGCCTGATGGCCTAGCACTGTCACTGCGCAATATGGATGTCGAGGAATCTGCGCGTGAAAAAGCCAGCACCTTATCAGCAGCGCTGACCGCTGGCGCGCACGCCGCTGAAGCAGGCGCCGAGCAGGTACTTGAAATAGTTAAGACTGTTCTGGACGCAGCCGGAATCGAGCCTGAATACGTGGAACTGCGCGGCCGCGACCTTGGCCCAGCTCCTGAAATTGGCGATGCCCGCCTGCTCGTCGCAGCGAACATCGGCGGCGTCCGACTGACCGACAACGTCGGCCTGCCACTCGGCATCGGCTTCCGCAACATCGAAGCCCACGCTGAAGAAGCGACACAAGCTGAAAACGCAGCAGGTTCCAACTAA
- a CDS encoding cory-CC-star protein, which translates to MSLKDKLARLSAELQEYYSAPYRATFAKAQQQEEDLFMLLVMSEALGIPNPASFYTLELLPVIYEDFHAWHRRMGMANSPLENIQCC; encoded by the coding sequence ATGTCGCTGAAAGACAAACTCGCACGGTTGAGCGCGGAGCTTCAAGAGTATTACTCCGCGCCCTACCGAGCGACGTTTGCAAAAGCACAGCAACAAGAAGAAGACCTGTTCATGCTGCTGGTCATGTCAGAAGCTTTGGGGATTCCGAATCCAGCGAGCTTTTATACCCTGGAGCTCCTGCCCGTTATTTATGAAGATTTCCACGCCTGGCACCGCCGGATGGGAATGGCGAACTCACCGTTGGAGAACATTCAGTGTTGTTAA
- a CDS encoding DUF3180 domain-containing protein: MKKTSIAALAGIAVFITLAVFILTRGFYGSMMSIPTTVSITLWGMAILCAGLSWKVHKAKGDDSHGIGLDRSQLNPMTIAQFMLVGKASAWTGTIVGAAYLGIALYVVPMSGQIAAAQEDLTGVVTSVLGGLAMAVSGVILERHCEVPPPTDGAQAIE; the protein is encoded by the coding sequence GTGAAAAAGACATCCATTGCCGCACTAGCGGGCATTGCTGTCTTTATCACCCTGGCTGTTTTCATCCTCACCCGCGGCTTTTATGGCTCCATGATGTCCATTCCCACCACGGTGTCCATCACCCTGTGGGGCATGGCAATTTTATGCGCGGGCCTGTCCTGGAAAGTCCATAAAGCCAAGGGCGATGACTCTCACGGCATTGGATTAGACCGCAGCCAACTTAACCCCATGACCATCGCGCAGTTCATGCTGGTGGGCAAAGCATCCGCCTGGACCGGGACGATTGTCGGCGCTGCATATTTAGGCATCGCGTTGTACGTGGTGCCGATGTCAGGGCAGATCGCCGCAGCGCAAGAAGACCTTACTGGAGTAGTTACCTCAGTTTTAGGTGGGCTAGCAATGGCAGTTTCGGGAGTAATCCTGGAGCGACACTGTGAGGTGCCACCTCCAACTGACGGAGCACAAGCGATAGAGTAG
- the folK gene encoding 2-amino-4-hydroxy-6-hydroxymethyldihydropteridine diphosphokinase has translation MRAVLSIGSNMDDRVELLRTVFEEFKDEIVSESRVYSTPPWGVEDQAEFLNAVIIVDVDQTPLELLHRGQALEAAAERVREQRWGPRTLDVDIIEIEGFSSETEELTVPHPHAAERAFVLIPWMAADVNATLGGKPVAELIGNVPQEDIEGIKVLGSIDKL, from the coding sequence ATGCGTGCAGTGCTATCAATCGGGTCCAACATGGACGACCGCGTCGAACTATTGCGAACCGTCTTCGAAGAATTCAAGGATGAAATAGTTTCTGAGTCGCGCGTGTACTCCACCCCGCCATGGGGTGTGGAAGACCAAGCGGAATTCCTTAACGCCGTCATCATCGTCGACGTGGACCAAACCCCGCTCGAGCTGCTGCACCGTGGACAGGCACTTGAAGCGGCAGCGGAGCGTGTCCGCGAGCAGCGCTGGGGTCCTCGCACTCTGGATGTAGACATCATTGAGATCGAAGGCTTTAGCTCCGAAACGGAAGAACTTACCGTTCCTCATCCGCATGCCGCTGAGCGCGCCTTCGTGCTCATCCCATGGATGGCCGCTGATGTTAATGCCACGTTGGGCGGAAAGCCAGTAGCGGAGCTCATAGGCAACGTCCCTCAAGAAGACATCGAAGGAATCAAGGTGTTGGGGAGCATCGACAAGCTGTGA
- the folB gene encoding dihydroneopterin aldolase, whose product MADRIELKGLECFGYHGVFDHEKRDGQKFIVDLTCWLSFKEAAATDDLDKTVSYADLADIAADIVEGPARNLIETVASEIADKIMASDPILYAVEVTVHKPDAPIERTFHDVAVVARRSRKSERM is encoded by the coding sequence ATGGCTGACCGTATTGAACTCAAAGGCTTAGAATGCTTTGGCTACCATGGCGTCTTCGACCATGAAAAGCGCGATGGGCAAAAATTCATCGTGGACTTGACCTGCTGGTTGAGCTTCAAAGAAGCAGCGGCGACCGATGATCTGGACAAGACTGTGAGCTACGCGGACCTCGCTGACATCGCCGCCGACATCGTTGAAGGCCCAGCGCGGAATCTCATTGAGACCGTTGCTTCTGAAATCGCCGATAAGATCATGGCTAGTGATCCAATTTTGTACGCTGTGGAAGTCACCGTGCACAAACCGGATGCACCAATTGAGCGAACTTTCCATGACGTGGCCGTTGTTGCCCGTCGTTCCCGCAAATCAGAACGGATGTAA
- a CDS encoding DUF6779 domain-containing protein, with the protein MTAYDEEKYHDSERSDSADQSADSHTGDDYSDDQSNGHAQSNKQGLDTGSIILIVLVVLAIIASIVMLIASSTAALKIALLAALWAAVGGIFLVSRYRNQVRDREDELYVREDLYHAELERLRAQQETRQAIEHLENSSSVDMDVLAEIKAELASIREQLEELSGREFTYEPAALQAEARRIMEIEARAHAAEANGNGAGAAAGTGTGSNYNSSSYASSYGTDFGDDAEPEFTPVNYTQAPAGKPSADAIAGRIGNTPTYPRNDNPLAEFINEMNSNAKDEEPKPAAAAKAPAESVAEPVAEPAAEKNAPKAETKKDAKKKSKSKASEAAAKAEPKPEAKPEKKAEARVEDKAENKAAAKAEDSQGEKPKEFNTGSFQAVRWDAGGDEAAKPAAKNATPAEEEDEPRGGRRRSDAHRQGSVSVAELLAAAKKREKDS; encoded by the coding sequence ATGACCGCCTACGACGAAGAGAAGTACCACGACTCTGAACGCTCTGACAGCGCTGATCAGTCCGCCGATTCACACACGGGCGATGATTACAGTGATGATCAATCAAACGGTCATGCTCAAAGTAATAAACAAGGCCTTGATACCGGCTCCATCATTTTGATTGTGTTGGTAGTGCTAGCAATCATTGCGTCTATCGTGATGCTGATTGCCAGCTCTACTGCCGCTTTGAAGATTGCTTTGCTGGCCGCGCTGTGGGCGGCAGTCGGCGGAATCTTCCTGGTCTCGCGCTACCGCAACCAGGTCCGTGACCGCGAGGATGAACTCTACGTCCGTGAAGACCTCTACCACGCTGAACTGGAAAGGCTGCGTGCGCAGCAAGAAACCCGCCAGGCAATTGAGCATTTAGAAAACTCTTCTTCCGTTGACATGGATGTGCTGGCGGAAATCAAGGCGGAACTGGCCTCTATCCGTGAGCAGCTAGAAGAACTCTCCGGACGTGAGTTCACCTATGAGCCAGCCGCGCTTCAGGCGGAAGCGCGCCGCATCATGGAAATTGAAGCCCGTGCACATGCCGCCGAAGCCAACGGCAACGGCGCTGGCGCCGCTGCTGGCACAGGTACTGGCAGCAATTACAACAGCAGCAGCTATGCCTCGAGCTATGGCACTGATTTCGGTGATGACGCCGAGCCAGAGTTCACCCCGGTGAATTACACGCAGGCGCCAGCGGGCAAGCCGTCCGCAGATGCTATTGCTGGCCGCATTGGCAACACCCCAACCTATCCACGCAATGACAATCCACTGGCTGAGTTCATCAATGAGATGAACAGCAACGCCAAGGATGAAGAGCCAAAGCCGGCGGCTGCTGCCAAGGCACCAGCTGAATCTGTTGCAGAACCTGTAGCTGAGCCCGCTGCAGAAAAGAATGCACCAAAGGCTGAGACTAAGAAGGACGCCAAGAAGAAGTCCAAGTCCAAGGCATCTGAGGCTGCTGCGAAGGCAGAGCCAAAGCCGGAAGCGAAGCCAGAAAAGAAGGCTGAGGCCAGGGTCGAAGACAAGGCTGAAAACAAGGCAGCGGCCAAAGCTGAAGACTCCCAGGGTGAGAAGCCAAAGGAATTCAACACCGGTTCCTTCCAGGCAGTGCGCTGGGATGCGGGCGGCGATGAAGCAGCGAAGCCTGCGGCCAAGAACGCGACGCCGGCTGAGGAAGAAGACGAGCCACGCGGTGGACGTCGCCGCAGTGATGCGCACCGTCAGGGTTCCGTGTCTGTTGCTGAGCTTCTAGCAGCGGCGAAAAAGCGCGAGAAGGATTCCTAA
- a CDS encoding ArsA family ATPase: MLLNVPTSPVMFFGGKGGVGKTTIANATALKLSESASTLVVSTDPAHNVGHLWNTKVGDTQTTVRPGVDVLELDPARATDEHLKQAGNTMRRMMPEHLHKEVNKHLNLAKHSPGTHEAALLERIAILLEEYGESYDHIIFDTAPSGHTARLMALPELMSAWTDGLLERRAKSEKFSELVRGMSPTGKDTTVTTAIDPVDRRNQELRSILLKRRHRFERLRAVLNDATACTFNIVLTAERLPVLETDEFHAELTANGVHVGALIVNRRSPADQGDFLASRRSYEDEALTDLHRRLPNLPVVEIPLRAHDVGSPQALEDIATYL; the protein is encoded by the coding sequence GTGTTGTTAAATGTCCCTACCTCTCCCGTCATGTTCTTTGGTGGCAAAGGCGGGGTAGGTAAAACAACCATCGCCAATGCAACGGCGCTCAAACTTTCTGAGAGTGCCTCCACCTTGGTGGTCTCCACGGATCCAGCGCACAACGTTGGCCACCTATGGAATACCAAGGTGGGAGATACCCAAACCACGGTGCGCCCGGGCGTGGATGTGCTGGAGCTCGATCCCGCGCGCGCCACGGATGAGCATCTCAAGCAGGCTGGCAACACGATGCGCCGGATGATGCCGGAGCATCTGCACAAGGAAGTGAACAAGCACCTGAACTTGGCCAAGCATTCGCCGGGCACCCATGAGGCAGCGTTGTTGGAGCGCATCGCTATATTGCTGGAAGAGTACGGCGAGAGCTATGACCACATCATTTTTGATACCGCGCCGTCGGGCCACACGGCACGGTTGATGGCATTGCCGGAGCTCATGTCCGCCTGGACGGATGGGTTGTTGGAGCGGCGCGCGAAATCGGAGAAGTTCTCCGAGTTGGTTCGCGGGATGTCGCCAACAGGCAAAGACACCACGGTGACAACAGCCATCGATCCCGTCGATCGCCGCAACCAAGAGTTGCGGTCCATTTTGCTCAAACGCAGGCACCGGTTTGAGCGGCTTCGCGCAGTGCTTAACGATGCCACCGCGTGCACCTTCAACATTGTCCTCACCGCGGAGCGTCTACCGGTGTTAGAAACCGATGAGTTTCACGCCGAGCTCACCGCCAACGGCGTCCACGTCGGCGCACTAATTGTGAACCGTCGCTCCCCTGCGGACCAGGGTGATTTCCTCGCCTCCCGCCGCAGCTATGAAGACGAAGCACTGACAGATCTTCACCGCCGCCTACCAAATCTTCCAGTCGTGGAGATTCCCCTGCGCGCCCACGATGTCGGCTCGCCGCAGGCGCTAGAAGATATCGCTACTTACCTCTAA
- a CDS encoding 6PGD fold domain-containing protein, which produces MPGPRMIVGWLGRESRFKALLEAQGHDIVDLESAADSVRCEAIVISTPEAQVEGMVTALEPHVRRGQIVVHCSIGLGVQVLDPLEVQGALAMAIAHVGADRWIVTTSDELAQGIAEVLLFESGQVTLPKTDAERVEIAPKIAYAQMVRQLARAAHRDLKVVLDEEAVPPGEEQGEFLAPRFVTSDIYSAFQSITDPGFRKAFVEAARRVGEIENNMELEMWGLQEELR; this is translated from the coding sequence ATGCCAGGACCACGCATGATCGTTGGTTGGTTGGGTCGTGAAAGCCGTTTCAAAGCACTACTTGAAGCCCAAGGCCACGACATTGTTGATCTTGAGTCAGCAGCAGATTCGGTGCGCTGCGAAGCCATTGTCATTTCTACGCCGGAAGCCCAGGTAGAGGGCATGGTTACCGCGCTTGAGCCACACGTGCGCAGGGGGCAGATTGTTGTCCACTGCAGCATTGGCTTGGGCGTGCAGGTCTTGGATCCGCTAGAGGTGCAAGGTGCGTTGGCTATGGCTATTGCGCATGTCGGTGCGGACCGTTGGATTGTCACCACCAGTGATGAGCTTGCGCAGGGAATCGCTGAGGTCTTGCTCTTTGAATCCGGTCAGGTGACCTTGCCGAAGACGGATGCTGAGCGCGTGGAGATTGCGCCCAAGATTGCGTATGCGCAGATGGTGCGCCAGCTTGCGCGCGCAGCACACAGGGACCTGAAAGTGGTTCTGGATGAAGAAGCCGTTCCACCCGGGGAGGAACAGGGCGAGTTTTTGGCGCCACGCTTTGTCACCAGTGACATCTATTCGGCATTTCAATCCATTACAGACCCGGGCTTTAGAAAAGCCTTCGTGGAGGCAGCACGCCGGGTGGGCGAGATTGAAAACAACATGGAGTTAGAGATGTGGGGATTGCAGGAGGAGCTTCGATGA
- the folP gene encoding dihydropteroate synthase, whose protein sequence is MQVADICPDAAAKRTLVMGIVNVTEDSFSDGGKWIDIDRAIAHGRELVAQGADMIDVGGESTRPGATRVEPEMEKQRVAPVVQALAEEGIVVSVDTMRASVAEAAVEAGALLLNDVSGGLADDNMYSVMADSKVPVCLMHWRTVRFGDAAGSADHNGDVVKDVHATLARLTDNAIKAGVTPELITLDPGLGFAKTPQDNWVLLKALPEFIAGHYPILVGASRKRFLAAIREDRGMEHGPHLSDPATAAVTALSAQLGAWAVRVHDVPVSRDAVDVAAAWAAGPQYISGSER, encoded by the coding sequence ATGCAGGTCGCCGATATTTGCCCTGATGCCGCAGCCAAGCGCACGCTGGTCATGGGAATTGTGAACGTCACAGAGGATTCCTTTTCCGATGGCGGAAAGTGGATCGACATCGACCGCGCGATTGCGCATGGCCGTGAGCTGGTCGCGCAGGGTGCGGACATGATTGATGTCGGCGGCGAATCCACCCGTCCGGGCGCAACACGCGTTGAGCCGGAGATGGAAAAGCAGCGGGTAGCACCAGTTGTTCAGGCTTTGGCGGAGGAAGGCATTGTGGTCTCCGTTGACACAATGCGTGCAAGTGTCGCCGAGGCAGCAGTCGAGGCAGGGGCATTATTGCTTAACGATGTCTCCGGTGGCCTTGCCGATGACAACATGTACTCAGTCATGGCAGATTCCAAGGTGCCAGTGTGCTTGATGCATTGGCGCACCGTGCGCTTTGGGGACGCAGCGGGTTCCGCGGACCACAACGGTGACGTGGTCAAAGACGTACATGCCACCCTCGCGCGGCTTACTGACAACGCCATCAAAGCCGGTGTCACACCAGAGCTCATCACCCTGGACCCAGGCTTGGGCTTTGCCAAGACCCCGCAGGATAACTGGGTGCTTCTCAAAGCACTACCGGAGTTTATCGCTGGGCACTATCCCATCTTGGTTGGCGCATCCCGCAAGCGTTTCCTCGCCGCTATCCGCGAAGACCGCGGCATGGAACATGGGCCGCACTTGTCAGATCCTGCAACGGCGGCAGTAACCGCGCTATCGGCACAATTGGGTGCATGGGCAGTGCGCGTGCATGACGTGCCGGTTTCCCGCGATGCCGTGGATGTCGCCGCCGCTTGGGCAGCAGGCCCACAGTATATTTCAGGAAGTGAGCGCTAA
- a CDS encoding PhoX family protein: MDLKGRNLLSSLFSSSRSSLTCTYKCGNACFGACENTSNNPYFGDQLSRRTALRAGGLTVVTVGGGAALAACAPPNQNDSAATTSANAAPESSSGSSSAATAEHVSNKGMQFTPVEPNTEDAIVIPEGYEQSILIAWGDPVIEGAPEFDVENQTAVDAEKQFGFNNDFAGLLEHPEDDSRMMYVCSHEYTTEPQMFPDYDPEDPSEEHVKIGWAGHGLTVLEVSKVDGTGDLKREFGPLNRRITATTPFKLVGPAAGSDYTKTAADPTGEDVLGTLNNCAGGVTPWGTVLSGEENFNQYFANAKSDDERTQKSLERFGFGDEASDRKWENYDDRFDVTKTPNEVNRFGYIVEFDPFDPESTPIKHSANGRFKHEAGNIHITEDGTVVCYSGDDSRFEYIYKFVSSKKMVEGDLEHNMSILDNGTLYVAVMEGNSPEDEIDGSGVLPEDGAFDGTGTWEPLLTCEDGNYESHVDGFTAEEVAIFTREAADEVGATKMDRPEDIEVHPTSSKVYVALTNNSYRGATGENADSNQEDPMEWAPVKENKNGLVMEIEDDHAGESFTWNLLLVCGDPAEAATYFGGFDKEKVSPISCPDNLAFDNHGLMWISTDGNALGSNDGLYAVTTEGKNRGELKCFLTVPVSAETCGPIVTDERVMVNVQHPGESDDATFAKPTSNWPDGGNSTPRPAVVTVWRTDGNIGIQDA; encoded by the coding sequence GTGGATCTCAAAGGACGTAACCTTCTAAGTTCGCTGTTTTCATCTTCTCGTTCTTCCCTGACCTGCACCTACAAGTGCGGCAACGCATGTTTCGGGGCATGCGAGAACACCTCTAATAACCCCTACTTTGGCGATCAGCTTTCCCGCCGCACTGCACTGCGTGCTGGCGGGCTGACTGTTGTTACCGTCGGCGGCGGTGCAGCTTTGGCTGCGTGTGCGCCTCCGAACCAGAATGATTCCGCAGCAACCACCTCTGCGAATGCTGCGCCAGAATCCTCTTCGGGTTCGTCCTCCGCTGCTACCGCGGAGCACGTTTCCAATAAGGGCATGCAGTTCACCCCAGTGGAGCCAAACACTGAGGATGCGATTGTCATCCCTGAAGGCTACGAGCAATCCATCCTGATTGCCTGGGGCGATCCAGTGATTGAAGGCGCGCCAGAATTCGATGTTGAGAACCAGACCGCTGTGGATGCAGAAAAGCAGTTCGGCTTCAACAATGACTTCGCTGGCTTGCTAGAGCATCCAGAAGATGACTCTCGCATGATGTACGTCTGCTCCCACGAATACACCACTGAGCCACAGATGTTCCCAGATTATGATCCTGAAGATCCATCTGAAGAGCACGTGAAGATTGGCTGGGCAGGCCACGGCCTGACTGTTTTGGAGGTTTCCAAAGTTGATGGCACCGGTGATCTGAAGCGCGAGTTCGGCCCGCTCAACCGCCGCATCACCGCCACCACCCCATTCAAGCTGGTCGGCCCTGCAGCAGGTTCTGATTACACCAAGACTGCAGCTGACCCAACTGGCGAAGACGTCCTGGGCACCCTTAATAACTGCGCGGGCGGCGTCACCCCGTGGGGCACCGTCTTGTCTGGTGAAGAAAACTTTAACCAGTACTTCGCTAATGCCAAGTCTGATGATGAACGCACCCAGAAGTCGCTGGAACGTTTCGGATTCGGCGATGAGGCATCAGACCGCAAGTGGGAAAACTACGATGACCGCTTTGATGTCACCAAGACTCCCAATGAGGTCAACCGCTTCGGATACATCGTGGAATTTGATCCTTTCGATCCAGAGTCCACCCCAATCAAGCACTCCGCTAATGGCCGCTTCAAGCACGAGGCCGGCAACATCCACATCACCGAAGATGGCACCGTGGTGTGCTATTCCGGCGATGACTCCCGCTTCGAGTACATCTACAAGTTCGTCTCTTCCAAGAAGATGGTTGAAGGCGACCTCGAGCACAACATGTCCATCCTGGACAACGGCACCCTCTACGTCGCCGTTATGGAAGGTAACTCCCCAGAAGATGAAATCGATGGCTCTGGTGTACTGCCAGAAGACGGTGCTTTTGATGGCACCGGCACGTGGGAACCGTTGCTGACCTGTGAGGACGGAAACTACGAGTCCCACGTTGACGGTTTCACCGCTGAGGAAGTTGCCATCTTCACTCGCGAGGCTGCCGATGAAGTCGGCGCGACCAAGATGGACCGCCCAGAAGACATCGAGGTTCACCCAACCTCATCCAAGGTCTACGTTGCTTTGACCAACAACTCCTACCGTGGCGCAACCGGTGAAAACGCCGACAGCAACCAGGAAGATCCAATGGAGTGGGCACCGGTCAAGGAAAACAAGAACGGCTTGGTGATGGAAATTGAAGACGACCACGCGGGCGAAAGCTTCACCTGGAACCTGCTTTTGGTCTGTGGCGATCCTGCAGAAGCTGCGACCTACTTCGGCGGCTTCGACAAAGAGAAGGTATCCCCCATCTCCTGCCCAGACAACTTGGCTTTCGATAACCACGGATTGATGTGGATTTCTACCGACGGCAATGCTCTCGGTTCCAACGATGGTCTTTACGCTGTAACCACCGAAGGCAAGAATCGGGGTGAACTCAAGTGCTTCCTCACCGTTCCCGTTAGTGCGGAAACCTGTGGCCCGATCGTCACCGATGAACGTGTGATGGTCAACGTTCAACACCCGGGTGAGTCCGACGACGCAACCTTTGCAAAGCCAACCTCCAATTGGCCGGATGGTGGCAACTCTACCCCTCGCCCAGCCGTCGTCACCGTGTGGCGCACCGACGGCAATATTGGCATCCAAGACGCTTAG